The DNA segment GACGGATGAGGAGACAATTGTAACCTTTTCCGCACTAGCTTGAACCGCGAGGACGGCAGTACCTTCTTTAACTACAGGGACATCACAGGACACTGTAGCTAGGGTTTCAGAGGATGGGGGTTCCGCGTCAGAGACCAGATCGAGATGAACATCAAGCTCAGTGGGCAGGGACGGGGATAGAGTGACTTCACAGTCTGTGTTTCCAAGAGAAGGGCTTGGTAAATCAAGCACAGTGGCTGGGTTGAACTCAGGCACCGGATCTTCAATTGGGGGAACAGAGACCTTCAGTGGAGAGGAGGATGGAGAATTCCGGGTAGGAGCCGGCTTTTTGCGGGGTTTTTTCTTTGCCATGGTGGCGGGTAAGGTCCGTCGCCGCTGAGAACGACGGTGGAGGAGGAAAGAGGTCGACCTCAGCTTGAGAGGATTTTTCCAAAGGCGCGTGAGGCGCGTTGTTCTTAGTTAAAAAAACACAAGATTTAAcgtaaaacatttttaaaaatgtgtTGCATCGACGTTAGAGCTAAATGATTCtcttgtatttatatatttgaccTCTTCAGGTGCAAGAAGTGTCTTTTTTCCATGATCATTTCCAGGGACCTCCTTAGAGTCCTTCTCGTAGACGAACTTGACGTACGATACCCCTGATTCGCCTTGACCTACGTACACTTTCTTAACACCATCATGAGGACCATCGTCCCATGGGTTTCCCGCATTACCACCTTTTGCCTCTAGTTTTTTGGCACCGGCAGCTGATCCAGCTGGCTGAGTGCTCGAAGAAGTACGACCACCAGAAGAAGTACTTGACGAAGGAGCGAAATATGCTCCTAGAGCATGAAGAACTTCGCCTGCTCGTCCATGGAATCCTACAAGTTTTCCACCATTCTTGTCCTTGAGTTCATATTTCTGCGCACCCTCTAGTCCAAAGGGCGGTGAGGTTTTTCCCTTAGCTGTTTTGAAGATTAAGCAGGTTATAACATCTGTGTCTTGCCCAAAGATCCTGTCGGATTGCACCTCAACTGATGTGATGTAGTCGTCTGGATCAACCTCAAACTATACAAAGATTTCAAATAGATTATCTTTTCAATAAAGTCTAAATGGATTCGTAATTCATAGTTatgacaaattaaataaaatgaacaCAAACCACTTCTGCTCCGAGCAAGGTCTTCTTTCCGTATTCGCGTGTTTCCTTTTTACCGTTCTTCTCGTACTCAAATTTGACATAAGAGACACTAGACTCGCCTTGTCCAACGTACACTTTTCTTACATGGTCATGAGCACCATCATCCCATGATGTTCCCCCTTTTCCACCTTGAGCATCCACTTTGTTTGCTTGACTAGCCGACGATAGGGTTGAGGAATCAGAAGGGGAAGACGACGGTAAGGGAGCAAAGTGGACGTCAATGGAATTGAGAACATTACTGCTAATTCCTTGAAAACCAGCGATCTGGTTATCTTTGGGTGCATGGATGGAGAATTGGTTCTGTGTTTTGTTTCCGTAAGGACCATACTGGGTTTTGTTGGTCTTAAAAGCCAACGCTGCTATAGCATCTTCATTCCCAGTAGTTTTGTAGTAGCCAGTAACATCTGTTATGTACTCGTCTGGGCTCAAGCTCAcctacaaaaattaaaacattacaatttaattattaaaatatttaataatcgctttatacatatattatatggtGAGTACTAACGCCGTCAGATTTTTTGCCAGGAGTGCCATGACGCTTAGGATTTTGGTCATCGTCATACTCGGCCTCTATGGACTTGATAACATCTTCATATGTAACCTGAACTCTCTTCACCCTCATGTGCTTCCCATCGTCCCAAGACATTGTTGCGGCCGCCATAGTTGTATCTGACCCATTAAGAGTGCCAAATGTTATTTATTTCATCATTGAACAAATATCGTACGTACTTTTTACATATCAGAtggaatctatatatttttcataacaGATAGCAATCAACCAAAAATATCAGATGGAATCTATATCGTTTTCATAACAGATAGCAATTAACCAAAAACATGGACATTTATTTTCGAGCATTTGAAAGAGAGAATAcctctgttttattttattttttgatagaTAATAGAAAAAGATAAGAGAGCTGGTGTGGTACTGATGAAGATGAATGCAAGTGCTTTTATATACACAGAGATGCACATTGGATAGGCGATATCTCAAAACCAAGTTTGTGGTCCTAAAGATCACACGTTACTCTGTATGACTATTGTTCCACTTGTTGAAATCTATGCAATATCCACTTATAACCCTTCAAAATCGAACACTTGGCCTTAATATCCACATGTACTTCTAAAGAATCATACACTTAACCCTAACATGCCAGATGTAAGAAATATTCCACATATACATACGAATCTTACGCCGGAAAACGAGAAGACAACAACAGACAAATGATCAATGTGGATGCAGTAGTGAGAGCTAAAGACACACTTCGCCTTCAAAAACTCAATTTGCATGTAACAGTGTAATAAAGACACTGGCATCCAGATGTGCTTCTAAAGAATCATACACTTAACCCTAACATCTAGATGTAAGAAATATTTGACATACACCTACGAATCTTATGCAAGAGAAAAAGAAGACAACAACAGACAGATGATCAATGTGCATGCAACAGTGAGAGCGAACGAGACACTTGGACTTAAAAATTTCATTGTGCATGTAACAGCGTGATTAAGACACTTGGCGGCCTACAGATACAATTTTCGGCCATGGAATTCATCACTCGATCGTTGCTacttatatatgtgtataaaaCGAAGATATTCCCCTTCTACATATCTATTCCATTAACCATAGTCTTCCACTGTTTTAAACGTTTATCAAGAAAGAAACTCGTGAGCTTGTACAAAGTATATCAACAATGAAGTTTCCTCTCTTGGGGTTACTTTTGCTCGTAACTCTTGTCGGCTCTCCTACCAGGGCCGAAGAAGGACCTGTTTGCCCTAAGACTGAAACCCTTAGTCGTGCAAGTTTCCCGGAGGGGTTCATGTTTGGTACCGCAACCGCATCCTATCAGGTATATATAGAGAAGCTTCCTACAAGTTaggataaaattatttttgtcaagattttttatttaagtcATTGAAAGTTTCCCTTGACTAAATTCAATAATAAAACAACACTCAATTTATAATGGAGGGAGTATTAActaataaagatatatatatatatgtatatactctTCCTGAAACACATCTAATTACTAAAGATGTAATGTATCTATGTGGTGAAAATAGGTTGAAGGTGCAGTAAATGAAGGTTGCAGAGGACCAAGCCTGTGGGATATCTATACTAAGAAATTTCCTCGTATGTCTCTCTTTTACCATTAATTTTTACCACggaacatatataaatatgtatatatatgcgtATATATCTAAAGTTCAGAACTCTTCACTAAAGTTGCTCTTAGACAGGGCCTCCTGCGCATGGCCGTATCCATCTCTTAAATTAGGATCTTGTCGTTTCAATCTGTTGTggttgtgttgttgttgtttaagCTGTCGTATAAACGAGATAATATCTGTTTGACCTTATCCTGTACTTGATACAAAAAACCTTAGTTTGTGTAGTAAGATTTTATTCTTATAGATTAAACCTAGATAGTAAACAGTGTCATCTAACAAGACAAACAGAGCTACACTTGAAAAA comes from the Brassica rapa cultivar Chiifu-401-42 chromosome A01, CAAS_Brap_v3.01, whole genome shotgun sequence genome and includes:
- the LOC103835222 gene encoding jacalin-related lectin 36, whose product is MAAATMSWDDGKHMRVKRVQVTYEDVIKSIEAEYDDDQNPKRHGTPGKKSDGVSLSPDEYITDVTGYYKTTGNEDAIAALAFKTNKTQYGPYGNKTQNQFSIHAPKDNQIAGFQGISSNVLNSIDVHFAPLPSSSPSDSSTLSSASQANKVDAQGGKGGTSWDDGAHDHVRKVYVGQGESSVSYVKFEYEKNGKKETREYGKKTLLGAEVFEVDPDDYITSVEVQSDRIFGQDTDVITCLIFKTAKGKTSPPFGLEGAQKYELKDKNGGKLVGFHGRAGEVLHALGAYFAPSSSTSSGGRTSSSTQPAGSAAGAKKLEAKGGNAGNPWDDGPHDGVKKVYVGQGESGVSYVKFVYEKDSKEVPGNDHGKKTLLAPEEFVLDPNEYITAVEINYDNIFGTDSEIITMLRFTTNKRTSPPFGLEGAKSVLLKEDGHKVVGFHGKAGADILHQVGVHVKPISK